The following proteins are co-located in the Triticum aestivum cultivar Chinese Spring chromosome 1A, IWGSC CS RefSeq v2.1, whole genome shotgun sequence genome:
- the LOC123048135 gene encoding uncharacterized protein, giving the protein MSRDAQHNMEQELVCEELPQDILHHIHSLLLVRDAARVACVSRGFLRSWRCYSKLILNDDTLELTDKKFENREPYIINKVGQILENHHSNGVKVETLKLDLGSSSNIKASSVDRWLQIIVKSGIKELDLWVPMFMKENYSFPCSVFSDEEAATSIQTLRIFDCHVHPMLTLGHLRRLTCLKLSSVRITDEELGLLLSRISALEWLDLFSCSGIIRLRIPCTLQQLNSLCIMECMMLQVVEVNAPNLCSFHCGAIHYRRTCIEILFLERRFKKSPALN; this is encoded by the exons ATGTCTCGAGATGCCCAACACAATATGGAACAAGAACTTGTCTGCGAGGAACTCCCACAG GACATCCTACACCATATACACTCCCTCTTGCTGGTGCGAGACGCTGCTCGTGTTGCTTGCGTGTCCCGTGGGTTTCTACGTTCCTGGAGATGCTATTCAAAACTTATACTCAACGATGATACACTCGAGTTGACTGACAAGAAATTTGAGAACAGAGAACCATATATCATCAACAAAGTTGGCCAAATTCTTGAAAACCATCACAGTAATGGGGTTAAGGTGGAGACACTTAAACTTGACCTTGGCTCTTCCAGTAACATCAAAGCCTCCAGCGTGGACAGGTGGCTCCAAATCATCGTTAAGTCTGGGATCAAAGAACTTGACTTGTGGGTGCCTATGTTCATGAAGGAAAACTACAGCTTCCCGTGTTCGGTTTTCTCAGACGAGGAAGCTGCAACTTCAATCCAGACTCTTCGCATCTTCGATTGCCATGTCCATCCCATGTTGACACTTGGCCACTTGCGAAGATTGACATGTTTAAAATTATCTTCTGTCCGCATTACCGATGAAGAATTAGGGCTCTTGCTCTCGAGAATTTCCGCCCTGGAGTGGCTGGACCTCTTCTCTTGTAGTGGGATAATTCGCTTGCGAATACCTTGTACGCTGCAACAACTCAATTCCCTGTGCATTATGGAATGCATGATGCTGCAGGTGGTAGAGGTCAATGCTCCAAATCTCTGCTCCTTTCATTGTGGTGCTATTCATTATCGTCGGACCTGTATAGAAATCTTATTTTTGGAACGTAGGTtcaagaagagcccggctttgaattaa